From one Lolium rigidum isolate FL_2022 chromosome 4, APGP_CSIRO_Lrig_0.1, whole genome shotgun sequence genomic stretch:
- the LOC124707717 gene encoding SNF1-related protein kinase regulatory subunit beta-1-like: MGNASAREVGNGYAASSLEQVPPGRGSSVEAAAPPDAVMRELPPPVPYVFAPQVPVAPLQIPTEFSPVFSHSWVNGSDQSTNSNPPEKGIPTLITWSQGGNEVFVEGSWDNWTSRRVLERSGKDHAVLLVLPSGIYHYRIIVDGEPRYVSEQPHVTDERGQVANLLDVHEYVPESLDSVAEFDAPPSPEHSYDLQFPADEEFAKEPPTLPPQLLMSVLGGTDSSDEHALKLKPQHVVLNHLFIEKGWGSQSLLALGVTHRFQSKYVNFVLYKPLPRR, translated from the exons ATGGGGAACGCGAGCGCCAGGGAAGTGGGGAACGGCTATGCGGCGTCGTCGCTGGAGCAGGTGCCCCCCGGCCGCGGGAGCTCGGTTGAGGCCGCCGCCCCGCCGGACGCCGTGATGCGGGAgcttcctcctccggttccctacGTCTTCGCGCCTCAG GTCCCAGTAGCTCCACTTCAGATACCGACTGAATTTTCTCCTGTTTTTAGCCATTCGTGGGTTAATGGTTCGGATCAATCCACCAACAGTAACCCCCCAGAGAAGGGAATTCCAACTTTGATTACATGGAGTCAAGGAGGAAATGAGGTGTTTGTGGAAGGATCATGGGATAACTGGACTTCAAG GAGGGTGTTAGAGAGGTCTGGGAAAGACCACGCTGTATTGTTGGTTCTGCCATCTGGAATATATCACTACAGGATCATTGTCGACGGGGAGCCAAGATATGTCTCTGAACAACCTCATGTGACTGACGAGAGAGGGCAGGTGGCCAACCTCCTCGATGTCCAT GAGTATGTTCCAGAGAGTCTTGACAGTGTGGCGGAGTTCGACGCGCCTCCATCGCCTGAACATAGCTACGACCTGCAGTTCCCAGCTGACGAGGAGTTCGCCAAGGAGCCACCGACCCTTCCGCCTCAGCTTCTCATGTCAGTCCTTGGTGGCACCGACAGCTCTGACGAACACGCTCTGAAGCTGAAGCCTCAGCATGTGGTCCTCAACCACCTGTTCATCGAGAAAGGATGGGGGTCGCAGTCCCTGCTCGCCCTTGGGGTCACCCACCGGTTCCAATCAAAGTACGTGAACTTCGTGCTCTACAAGCCGCTGCCGAGGAGGTGA
- the LOC124707716 gene encoding calmodulin-2 — MADQLTDEQIAEFKEAFSLFDKDGDGCITTKELGTVMRSLGQNPTEAELQDMINEVDADGNGTIDFPEFLNLMARKMKDTDSEEELKEAFRVFDKDQNGFISAAELRHVMTNLGEKLTDEEVDEMIREADVDGDGQINYEEFVKVMMAK, encoded by the exons ATGGCGGACCAGCTCACCGACGAGCAGATCGCCGAGTTCAAGGAGGCCTTCAGCCTCTTCGACAAGGATGGCGACG GTTGCATCACCACCAAGGAGCTCGGAACCGTGATGCGGTCCCTTGGGCAGAACCCCACTGAGGCAGAGCTGCAGGACATGATCAACGAGGTCGACGCTGATGGCAACGGCACCATCGACTTCCCAGAGTTTCTGAACCTGATGGCGAGGAAGATGAAGGACACCGACTCAGAGGAGGAGCTCAAGGAGGCCTTCCGCGTCTTCGACAAGGACCAGAATGGTTTCATCTCGGCCGCCGAGCTGCGCCACGTCATGACCAACCTCGGGGAGAAGCTGACCGACGAGGAGGTCGACGAGATGATCCGTGAGGCTGATGTGGATGGTGACGGCCAGATCAACTACGAGGAGTTCGTCAAGGTCATGATGGCCAAGTGA